A single genomic interval of Nitrospinota bacterium harbors:
- the fhcD gene encoding formylmethanofuran--tetrahydromethanopterin N-formyltransferase has protein sequence MRINGVMIDDTHCEAFTSPFARILVTAKDDYWLDMAVRSATGMATSIIGCDAEGGLEIKTNDTPDGRPGALLMFFARKADTLEKSLLLRIGQGVMTCPATAVFNAMDGTIPTRTGHKLKFFGDGHEKQAQVRGRDGWVIPVTEGEFFVEDTFYIAAGIAGGAFMIIAKDQDAALDAARKAAAAIAPISGVITPFPGGVARCASKAGSQRYPFLKASTNAAFCPTLIDKVETKLPQGAGCVLEIVVDGESLGAVRSAMKAGMAAACGVKRVILISAANFGGKLGDVKIGLRELMG, from the coding sequence TTGCGGATCAACGGCGTTATGATCGACGACACCCATTGCGAGGCGTTCACCTCCCCTTTCGCGCGGATACTGGTCACCGCGAAGGACGATTACTGGCTGGACATGGCGGTCAGATCGGCCACCGGCATGGCCACCTCCATCATAGGATGCGACGCTGAAGGGGGGCTTGAGATCAAGACAAACGACACGCCCGACGGCAGGCCCGGCGCATTGCTGATGTTCTTCGCCCGCAAAGCGGACACTCTTGAAAAAAGCCTCCTGCTCCGGATCGGCCAGGGGGTGATGACATGCCCGGCCACCGCCGTGTTCAACGCCATGGATGGGACTATCCCCACCCGCACGGGGCACAAGCTCAAGTTCTTCGGCGACGGGCATGAGAAACAGGCTCAAGTTCGCGGCAGGGACGGCTGGGTCATCCCGGTGACGGAAGGGGAATTTTTTGTGGAAGATACTTTTTACATAGCCGCGGGGATCGCCGGGGGGGCGTTTATGATAATAGCCAAAGATCAGGATGCGGCGCTGGACGCGGCCAGAAAAGCTGCGGCCGCCATAGCTCCGATCTCCGGCGTCATCACCCCGTTTCCCGGCGGAGTCGCCCGGTGCGCCTCGAAGGCAGGCTCGCAAAGATATCCGTTTCTAAAGGCCTCCACCAACGCGGCGTTTTGCCCCACGCTTATTGACAAGGTTGAAACAAAACTGCCGCAAGGGGCCGGATGCGTCCTTGAAATAGTCGTGGACGGAGAATCGTTGGGAGCGGTGCGGAGCGCGATGAAGGCCGGGATGGCCGCCGCGTGCGGGGTGAAACGGGTGATATTGATAAGCGCCGCCAATTTCGGCGGGAAACTGGGAGATGTGAAAATCGGGCTGAGGGAATTAATGGGGTGA
- a CDS encoding PAS domain S-box protein: MIPLISLPRRILEMFRRKGLFSTLLTSHLAIALAGLMMLVSALAATLFLRTNVSDAVNRSSPLDEAASTALNGIYASTSSLRGWVALGEGVYRDERNKIWKEDIDPAMTAIEGLSARWPGEVAARVAILRVTMEDLRESQWWVEDVAHTPGAEPARMLYENNLPTVTEITQLVSTIIRIEEQMTAQGTGSGQIIGMADFRFNFTDANGELSRYIDTGAQLHRSMFEKAVRQAEKSLNKLIAGREALKDEQRELLSQIPRRFDLFKRFSTKVVELRSQPGWNVAMDILGRETGPLARKAAANLEAIHQAALKDTRTRLGEALSAGGLMVARLSAFIVTMTILSSLVASRVARRIAGPISALLEAEKRLGEGSLIEDIPVAGDEEIAMLIQGFNDMRRSLAKGEADLRESETRYRSLMEQAGDAILLATEDARIIDANRMAERLFGRTKKELTMLRAPDIIPDDLRSQSVTMFRSMWETGGAVVSEREVLGASGKRVPVSITGSIITAGGKKVALGIFRDMTEQRRRREVEAVNKSLEWSNKELSEFAAVASHDLQAPLRSISGFSERLLTKYPEGLDEKSLDYLRRINTAAARMRGLITALLEYSFAARSGGRAEPVNLEELIKEILEDLRVTVEESAAKVEIEPLPAAYGDRTLLRQAFQNILSNSLKYRKMDVPPVVRIWAASAETGGAFFTVSVEDNGIGFDQAHSNRIFKIFERLHSADKYQGTGIGLATTKKIIERHGGSITAFGRPGEGARFDLRLPLAGERR, translated from the coding sequence ATGATCCCGCTCATCTCCCTGCCGCGCCGGATACTGGAGATGTTCAGGCGGAAGGGGCTCTTCTCCACGTTGCTCACCTCGCACCTGGCGATAGCCCTTGCCGGGCTGATGATGCTTGTTTCCGCCCTGGCGGCGACGCTGTTCCTCAGGACCAACGTGAGCGATGCGGTGAACCGCAGCAGCCCTCTGGACGAGGCCGCGTCCACGGCCCTTAACGGCATTTACGCCTCCACCTCTTCGTTGCGCGGGTGGGTGGCCCTGGGAGAGGGGGTGTACCGGGACGAGCGGAACAAGATATGGAAGGAAGATATAGACCCGGCGATGACGGCCATAGAAGGGCTTTCCGCCCGGTGGCCGGGCGAAGTGGCGGCGCGTGTGGCGATATTGCGCGTTACGATGGAGGACCTGCGGGAGTCCCAATGGTGGGTGGAGGATGTGGCCCACACTCCGGGGGCGGAGCCGGCCCGGATGCTTTACGAGAACAATTTGCCCACCGTGACGGAAATCACACAGCTCGTCTCCACAATAATACGCATAGAGGAGCAGATGACCGCGCAGGGAACCGGTTCCGGCCAGATCATCGGCATGGCCGATTTCCGTTTTAACTTCACCGACGCCAATGGTGAACTGTCCCGCTACATCGACACCGGAGCCCAACTGCACAGGTCAATGTTCGAGAAAGCTGTCCGGCAAGCCGAAAAGTCGCTAAACAAACTGATTGCCGGCAGGGAGGCGTTAAAAGACGAACAGCGCGAGCTTCTTTCGCAGATCCCCCGGCGGTTTGACCTGTTCAAGCGTTTCTCCACGAAGGTGGTGGAGCTTCGCTCGCAGCCAGGCTGGAACGTGGCCATGGATATTCTTGGAAGGGAGACCGGCCCGCTGGCCCGTAAAGCGGCGGCCAACCTGGAGGCCATTCATCAGGCGGCCCTGAAGGACACTCGCACACGGCTTGGCGAGGCGTTGAGCGCGGGAGGGCTGATGGTGGCCCGGCTTTCCGCCTTTATAGTCACGATGACCATCCTTTCCTCGCTGGTGGCCTCCCGGGTGGCGCGGCGTATAGCCGGGCCTATCAGCGCCCTGCTGGAGGCGGAAAAGCGCCTGGGCGAAGGCAGCCTCATAGAGGACATCCCCGTGGCCGGGGACGAGGAAATAGCCATGCTTATCCAGGGTTTCAACGATATGCGCCGCTCCCTGGCCAAAGGGGAAGCGGACCTGCGCGAATCGGAAACGCGCTACCGGTCGCTTATGGAACAGGCCGGCGACGCCATCCTGCTGGCCACGGAGGACGCCCGCATCATAGACGCCAACAGGATGGCCGAACGGCTTTTCGGAAGAACGAAAAAGGAACTGACCATGCTAAGGGCGCCCGACATTATCCCTGATGACCTGCGCTCCCAAAGCGTGACCATGTTCCGCTCCATGTGGGAGACGGGGGGGGCGGTGGTCTCTGAAAGGGAGGTGCTTGGCGCGTCGGGCAAGCGCGTCCCCGTGTCCATCACCGGGAGCATCATAACGGCCGGCGGAAAAAAAGTGGCCCTGGGCATATTCCGCGACATGACCGAGCAACGCCGCCGCCGCGAGGTGGAGGCGGTGAACAAGTCGCTGGAATGGTCCAACAAGGAGCTATCGGAATTCGCGGCTGTGGCCTCTCACGACCTGCAGGCCCCGCTGCGCTCCATATCCGGCTTTTCGGAGCGCCTGCTCACCAAATACCCGGAGGGGCTTGACGAGAAATCGCTGGACTACCTGCGCCGGATAAACACCGCCGCCGCGCGTATGAGAGGGCTTATCACCGCCCTTTTGGAATATTCATTCGCGGCCAGGTCCGGCGGCCGCGCGGAGCCTGTCAACCTGGAGGAATTGATAAAGGAGATACTCGAAGACCTCCGGGTGACGGTGGAGGAAAGCGCTGCCAAGGTGGAAATAGAGCCGCTGCCGGCCGCCTATGGCGACAGGACGCTTCTGCGGCAGGCGTTCCAGAACATCCTTTCAAACTCGCTTAAGTACAGGAAAATGGATGTTCCGCCGGTGGTGCGGATATGGGCCGCGTCAGCCGAAACGGGGGGAGCGTTTTTTACGGTGTCGGTGGAAGACAACGGGATTGGATTCGACCAGGCTCACTCCAACCGGATATTCAAGATATTCGAGAGGCTGCACAGCGCGGACAAATACCAGGGGACCGGCATCGGCCTTGCCACCACGAAAAAAATAATCGAGCGGCACGGCGGGTCGATAACGGCCTTCGGCAGACCCGGTGAAGGGGCGAGGTTTGACTTGCGCCTCCCGCTGGCCGGGGAAAGGAGGTGA
- a CDS encoding Rrf2 family transcriptional regulator: MQLTRYTDYSLRVLVYLGVFPGRLVTIHEIAESYAISGNHLMKIVNKLGIWGYVHTVRGKKGGIRLARDPKEINIGDVIRHTEERFDLAECFLTESNQCPLFPSCAMENILKDGVKSFLAVLDKYTLGDVLGDRPEEMAKLFNKKTSAAKT; the protein is encoded by the coding sequence ATGCAGTTGACGCGTTATACAGATTATTCCCTCCGTGTGCTGGTCTATCTTGGCGTTTTCCCCGGCAGGCTGGTGACGATCCACGAGATCGCCGAAAGTTACGCCATATCAGGCAACCATCTGATGAAGATCGTCAACAAGCTTGGAATATGGGGCTATGTCCACACCGTGCGCGGCAAGAAGGGGGGCATCCGCCTTGCCCGCGATCCGAAGGAGATCAACATCGGTGATGTGATCCGCCATACCGAGGAGCGGTTCGACCTGGCGGAGTGTTTTCTCACGGAAAGCAACCAGTGTCCGCTTTTCCCGTCGTGCGCAATGGAGAACATTCTCAAGGACGGGGTGAAAAGCTTTCTGGCGGTGCTAGACAAGTACACGTTAGGCGACGTGCTTGGGGACCGGCCCGAGGAAATGGCTAAGCTTTTCAACAAGAAGACCTCCGCGGCGAAAACCTGA